The proteins below come from a single Solea solea chromosome 6, fSolSol10.1, whole genome shotgun sequence genomic window:
- the elk4 gene encoding ETS domain-containing protein Elk-4, whose translation MDNSVTLWQFLLQLLLDSSNEQLICWTNEEGEFKLLQAEEVARLWGARKNKPNMNYDKLSRALRYYYDKNIIKKVNGQKFVYRFVSYPDILKGEVVARTEGGDVSAGGVPVLTRRDSTLQDGESCDRTKVGGSTGVLGTSSKQSNRNDYIHSGMYTSFTLNSLQNGRQLFKSIKMENPAEKMAEKRGLIAIAQSQLQQPTALPSVIKFGNTPPKPAPHPQVAIDSTLVSNHLDSLQAPPPRVEGISTHSTLYAFEQTRPSESTFTISDMTSASPSPSLVPDSSQDLMIDSDIESGSSQPADAQAQEKVDGGLGLSGDEISLVDAETSSSSVSSCTTVSTQSSGKARKLPKILHISPPALLVTASDFSPSNLCSPSLPTASLTPAMLQTPTLLLTPSPLLSNIHFWSTLSPVAPLSPATRRQSAHLFQFPSVLTPQFQIPVLSADGTNTPGPISPDPQKT comes from the exons ATGGACAACTCTGTCACACTCTGGCAGTTCCTCCTCCAGCTACTACTAGATTCCAGTAATGAGCAGCTCATCTGCTGGACCAATGAAGAAGGGGAGTTCAAGCTGCTGCAGGCGGAGGAGGTGGCCCGGCTGTGGGGTGCTCGAAAGAATAAGCCCAACATGAACTATGACAAACTCAGCAGGGCCCTCAGATACTACTATGACAAG AACATTATAAAGAAGGTGAATGGTCAGAAGTTTGTTTATCGCTTTGTGTCCTATCCTGACATCCTGAAAGGCGAGGTTGTTGCACGAACAGAGGGTGGGGATGTCAGTGCTGGTGGTGTTCCTGTCCTAACAAGAAGGGACAGCACCTTACAGGATGGTGAATCTTGTGACAGAACCAAGGTAGGAGGAAGCACAGGGGTTCTGGGCACAAGCTCCAAACAGTCAAACCGTAATGATTACATCCACTCTGGTATGTACACCTCCTTCACGCTCAACTCCCTACAAAATGGACGCCAGCTCTTCAAATCCATCAAAATGGAGAACCCAGCAGAGAAGATGGCTGAAAAGAGAGGGCTCATCGCCATAGCCCAGAGCCAGCTACAACAACCGACTGCTTTACCATCCGTCATCAAGTTTGGAAATACCCCTCCAAAGCCAGCACCGCATCCTCAGGTTGCCATTGATTCGACCCTGGTGTCCAATCACTTGGATTCTCTGCAAGCTCCTCCCCCAAGGGTTGAAGGAATCAGCACACACTCCACCCTGTACGCATTCGAGCAAACCCGTCCATCAGAGTCAACTTTCACCATATCAGACATGACTTCGGCCAGTCCATCCCCAAGCTTAGTGCCTGACTCCTCCCAGGACCTGATGATTGACAGTGACATCGAGTCAGGTTCATCACAGCCAGCAGATGCTCAGGCACAAGAGAAG GTGGATGGTGGCCTCGGTCTGTCGGGAGATGAGATCAGCTTGGTCGACGCTGAAACCAGTTCATCTTCAGTGAGCAGCTGCACCACAGTCAGCACTCAGAGCTCAGGAAAGGCACGCAAGCTGCCAAAAATCCTGCACATCAGCCCACCAGCTCTGTTGGTTACCGCCTCCGACTTCTCCCCCTCAAACCTCTGCAGCCCCTCACTACCCACTGCCTCTCTCACACCAGCAATGCTACAG ACTCCCACTCTGTTGCTGACTCCAAGTCCCCTGCTATCCAACATCCACTTCTGGAGCACACTCAGTCCAGTCGCACCTCTCAGCCCAGCCACACGGCGCCAGAGTGCCCATCTGTTCCAGTTTCCCTCCGTCCTCACTCCGCAGTTCCAGATCCCTGTACTCAGTGCAGATGGTACCAACACACCCGGACCCATTTCACCAGATCCTCAAAAGACGTAG